CACTCGCGCACGAACCGATTTGGCATATTTGGGTTGGAAGTCGTAGTATTCTAGTAAATTGAGTTTTTCTGTGGAGGCAGCTTCAAACAAACGACCAAGTTGTTCACCAAATACCGTATCGATGATTCGGTCAAGACCCGTTCCATCGGTCATAGATGCATATACCTTTTGGAAGGTTCTAACGTTCCCATCTAACATGGCAGCATATCGGTATTTGATAGCACCCCGATTTTCTAATTCGCAAAAATCTACAATAGAGGGGGCATTGTTTCCAAGGACTTCTTGGATTCTTTCGAAGGCAGTTCTTTCTTTTGCAATGAGGTCTCTTTCTCCAATTTTCACAACACAAGGCACTTGCAAATGACCTAAGTGATCAGTGGACTTAGATTTTAAAACTACGTTTCCAGAAAATCCGCCATCTAAGGTTTTGAATTCTGCCTCTTTACAATCTCGAAAGAGATAGAGTAGAATTTGGTTGTCTGTTTTTGAGATGGGATAATTTGGATCTAACTTTAGTTTGTCGCTGGAGATTCGTGAGTTTGTGGAAATCTTTTTTTCTAAATTGGGTTGGCTTCCTGTTAAAAATTCCGTAAAAGCTCCAATGGATGAAAAAATTTTCACACCTAAAATTTGTTTTAATTGGTCGAGTGCAATGAAATGCATCGATAGAGAAGAACTTGCCGTCAGTGCCGAACAAACTCCAATTTCGAATTCAGGGTATCTTGTTTTTAAATCATAAGCAAGGAATGTTACTTTTGCCTCTGTCCATACACCGGTGATTCCTATCTTTATTGATTTTCCTTTGTATGGCGATAAAATAGATTCTAAGTTGGTATCTACAAAGTCGTTGAGGCCAGAAGCATCCACAACCACCGCTCGATTCGGGTTTTCTTCAATCCATTTTTGGAATACAAATTCAGCACCTTTTGTACCTTTTAAACAATGATTACCAAATTGCGTTAGGTGGTCTTCTTGTGATTTGATTTTTGCATCATGCCAATCGCGGATATGAATTAGTTTTAAATGTTTTGGATCTGTTTCATATGCCCAGTCCAAAAGTGAAAATACCGGCCCTTCCTCCATCATCTCCCCTAATAACCTATTGGCCTCTGAGTATCCTATATGAAGCGAATTGGGAAGTGGATCATATTTATCTAATAGAGCCGTAAAGTCATTTTGTAGGCATTGAGTGAAGAGGATTGCAGATTCCGAATTCATGGACAAAAGGATTGACAGGTTGGAAAATAAATCTAGAATTTATTTCTTAAAAAATAGGAGTTCGTATGAAGAAGTTGATTGGTTTGTTCATTGGAATTTTGTTCAGTTCGACTCTTTTCGCAGGCGAAGTGGGATCTGATTGTACTTTCAAAGGAAAAAAATTGGTCGGGAAGGTTCAGTTTGTGACAAGTTTCCCCGATTTTAAAGTACAAATTGTAGATAGTTTTCCTGACCTGAAAGTGCAAAAGGTAACTAGTTTTCCTTCCGATTGTGGTAAGTGGCAAGAAGTAAGCTCCTTTCCCGATTTCAAAGTGCAGATAGTAACTAGTTTTCCTGACTTCAAAGTCAAGTATGTGGATTCATTTCCTGGTGTACCTTAGAGAACCTTCCAAAGGATAAACAGAATTACGATTCATTAATTCTAAGGATAAGTTGAAGAAGGCCCTTGCTTTCACTGTTTGGTGAAGGCAATTTTTTCGATCCAGGTGACAAGCCGGGTCTTCTCCAAATGGTGGGATCATCTGGAAGATAAACTGACTATCCCCGTCTACACTTTGATAGAGAATTTTTTCTTCATCAATCCAACCACAGGCACTTCCATAAGCAAAGTAGGTACTGCCGGACTTCACGCCAGTGGCTCGCATATCCTTTCCAAAACCTGCAAAGTAGGTTTCTTTTCCCACAACTCCCAAAATAGTGGGAAGTACATCAAGTTGCGAAGAAATTCTTTCATCTAACATTGGTTTAATGTATTTAGGGGCATATAGTAAAAAAGGAACCATCCTATCTTCATAATAGGATAGATATCTGTGATGGGTATGATCACCAACAAATACAAATAAAGTGTCTTCAAAGTAATTTCTCTTTTGGATTTCTTTCATAAATACCTCCAATGCTGCATCGGAATAATGGTAAGTATTGAGATAATCAAAATCGGTTACTGACGAATCATAAATTTCATACTTCGGGTCAGGCACCTTATATGGGTAATGTGTTGTCATTGTGAGAATGGTCATAAGAAATGGTTTGTTTTCTTTTTGGTATAAGTCCATTTCTTGTAATGCTCTTGAGTAGAGGTGTTCGTCATCGTAACCCCAAGCACCAATTTCATATTTCCCCGATCTACGAAAGTCCTCTTTCCCAATCAAAGTTTTAAAGCCAAAATGTGGAAGGATGGTGGCCAAACTATCAAATTTTAAATCATCTCCTGTGATAAAAATAGTTTGGTATCCAAATTCAGAAAATAGGTTTCCTATCGCAGAAAAGTTGCTAAGGATTTGTGGTG
The sequence above is drawn from the Leptospira sp. WS4.C2 genome and encodes:
- a CDS encoding dual specificity protein phosphatase family protein — translated: MNSESAILFTQCLQNDFTALLDKYDPLPNSLHIGYSEANRLLGEMMEEGPVFSLLDWAYETDPKHLKLIHIRDWHDAKIKSQEDHLTQFGNHCLKGTKGAEFVFQKWIEENPNRAVVVDASGLNDFVDTNLESILSPYKGKSIKIGITGVWTEAKVTFLAYDLKTRYPEFEIGVCSALTASSSLSMHFIALDQLKQILGVKIFSSIGAFTEFLTGSQPNLEKKISTNSRISSDKLKLDPNYPISKTDNQILLYLFRDCKEAEFKTLDGGFSGNVVLKSKSTDHLGHLQVPCVVKIGERDLIAKERTAFERIQEVLGNNAPSIVDFCELENRGAIKYRYAAMLDGNVRTFQKVYASMTDGTGLDRIIDTVFGEQLGRLFEAASTEKLNLLEYYDFQPKYAKSVRARVESLLGVPQTGQEIEIVPGYSLPNPCIFYEKDLLELKEYNAITHNTSYVHGDLNGANIIVDGQDNVWMIDFFHTHRGHIIHDLLKLENDVLFIFCKIESEAEWKEAIQLTEFLHNQEDLGIELKLEPPTFINNEKLRKAYRVIAKLRSYYPRLVKLDRDPYQMHVGALRYAMHTLSFDESNEWQRKWALYVGSKLITKIKEFIQKSKVLRIDYLKPITDEKPDISLIGLTILPGRKDRARILSDDLKTIQREGIYHILSLITEQEYVDYGVTDLKSELIQNEIQQKQVPILDQRVPSFAQMKEILEWMDEALSKGHKVLIHCVGGLGRSGTVAAAYLIWKHGLDSKSAIQKVRESRSERAVESLEQIRFLELWEKDVKNKT